Proteins encoded together in one Candidatus Nitrosocaldus cavascurensis window:
- a CDS encoding threonine--tRNA ligase, protein MRVLALHSNFIEYEPVEKEIDAAEDAEKGRKVRLDDILVAFIAVEKGDDESIAEKVSNEIRAWLKRIGCDRVLLYPYAHLSSDLARAGDALAMLRKVEAMLNTDGVSVYKAPFGWTKAFTISIKGHPLAEHSISLAKIVQEPSKGSVGVKASREATLSQALQREERLTSRWYILEPDGSKIPLEHYDLSRTPRLKMLAEYEVKKRREVDEEPPHVRLMKRLAIADHEPASDAGNLRFYPKGRLIKSLIEQYVTRKVIEYGAVEVETPIMYDVEHPSLASYFNRFPARQYMIESEGKEFFLRFAACFGQFLMAKDFTISYKHLPLKIYELTRYSFRREKSGELVGLRRLRAFTMPDCHALCRDVEQAKQEMLKRLELSKQVIEGLGLSLMDDVEVAIRVTSDFYNENREFIAELVRRIGKPVLLEEWSERFFYFVLKWEFNFVDNLAKASALSTDQIDVENGARYGIYFVDEDGSRKNPIILHNSPSGAVERVMYALLEKAYRMQKEGKTPMLPLWLSPTQVRLIPVSTRGAGKGKDDDSGEGGRNGESMGVGVSSNNSNNASSITYMDYCNSIMHRLERSSIRVDIDDRDESVGKRIREAEMEWIPYIVVVGEKEIASDRLSVRDRASGKVREMSVEELEYEIASAVKDKPYIPLNMPRYLSMRPQIMV, encoded by the coding sequence ATGAGTCTATAGCAGAGAAGGTTAGCAATGAGATAAGAGCATGGCTGAAGCGTATAGGATGTGATAGAGTGCTACTCTACCCATATGCGCATCTGAGCAGTGATCTTGCTAGGGCGGGGGATGCATTAGCCATGCTAAGGAAGGTTGAGGCGATGCTTAACACAGATGGGGTATCTGTCTACAAGGCACCATTTGGATGGACCAAGGCATTCACCATAAGCATAAAGGGGCATCCACTTGCAGAGCACTCCATATCACTAGCCAAGATTGTACAGGAGCCTAGCAAGGGAAGTGTAGGTGTGAAGGCTAGCAGAGAGGCTACTCTCTCACAAGCACTGCAGAGGGAGGAGAGGCTAACATCGAGATGGTATATACTTGAGCCAGATGGTAGCAAGATACCGCTAGAGCATTATGATCTAAGCAGAACCCCAAGGCTTAAGATGCTTGCTGAGTATGAGGTTAAGAAGAGGAGGGAGGTGGATGAGGAGCCACCTCACGTTAGGCTTATGAAGAGGCTAGCAATAGCAGACCATGAGCCAGCATCAGATGCAGGGAACCTTAGGTTCTATCCCAAGGGTAGGCTCATAAAATCGCTTATAGAGCAGTATGTGACAAGGAAGGTTATAGAGTATGGGGCGGTTGAGGTTGAGACACCAATCATGTACGATGTTGAGCATCCAAGCCTTGCAAGCTACTTCAACAGGTTCCCTGCTAGGCAGTACATGATAGAGTCTGAGGGCAAGGAGTTCTTTCTACGCTTTGCAGCATGCTTTGGTCAGTTCTTGATGGCTAAAGACTTTACAATCTCCTATAAACATCTACCCCTCAAGATATACGAACTTACAAGGTACTCATTCAGGAGGGAGAAGAGTGGGGAACTTGTAGGGTTGAGAAGGTTAAGAGCATTTACCATGCCTGACTGCCATGCACTCTGCAGGGATGTTGAGCAGGCAAAGCAGGAGATGCTTAAGAGGTTAGAGTTGTCAAAGCAGGTTATAGAGGGTTTAGGGTTAAGCCTCATGGATGATGTTGAGGTAGCGATAAGGGTAACTTCAGACTTTTACAATGAGAATAGAGAGTTCATAGCAGAACTTGTGAGAAGGATAGGTAAGCCAGTACTCCTTGAGGAGTGGAGTGAGAGGTTCTTCTACTTCGTGCTGAAGTGGGAGTTCAACTTTGTAGACAACTTGGCAAAGGCATCAGCACTATCAACAGATCAGATAGATGTTGAGAATGGAGCAAGATATGGGATATACTTTGTTGATGAGGATGGGAGCAGGAAGAATCCAATAATACTACATAACTCCCCTAGTGGGGCTGTTGAAAGGGTGATGTATGCACTGCTGGAGAAGGCATACAGGATGCAGAAAGAGGGTAAGACACCAATGCTCCCCCTATGGTTATCTCCTACACAGGTTAGGCTTATACCAGTAAGTACAAGAGGTGCAGGTAAAGGTAAGGATGATGATAGTGGTGAAGGGGGCAGAAATGGTGAGAGTATGGGTGTTGGGGTAAGCAGCAATAATAGTAATAATGCAAGTTCAATAACCTACATGGATTATTGTAATAGCATAATGCATAGACTTGAACGTTCATCGATAAGGGTTGATATTGATGACAGGGATGAGAGTGTAGGCAAGAGGATAAGGGAGGCTGAGATGGAATGGATACCCTACATAGTTGTTGTGGGCGAGAAGGAGATTGCAAGCGATAGGCTGAGTGTTAGAGATAGAGCATCTGGCAAGGTTAGGGAGATGAGTGTAGAGGAACTTGAGTATGAGATAGCAAGTGCTGTGAAGGATAAGCCATACATTCCATTGAATATGCCAAGGTATCTAAGCATGAGGCCCCAGATCATGGTCTGA